The proteins below are encoded in one region of Ostrea edulis chromosome 3, xbOstEdul1.1, whole genome shotgun sequence:
- the LOC130053527 gene encoding ryncolin-1-like, producing the protein MSRRGKFTKLLKSIHWNWKHLNTVIRPHGLVSLDFDVISKFRLYGKLKGWLVVYVQLYRDCLEILKDNPSSKGKDAIYTIYPHLKNRKLVYCDMTTDGGGWTVIQKRLDGTTDFYNTWNQYRTGFGDPYKKYWIGNDALHLLTKSGSQVLHVDLQKFNGQNAYAKYSKFSVGDESSKYRLTVSGYRGTAGDSLLYHNGMKFSTKDQDNGKSQGSCATYHKGAWWYNTCFHSTLNEQYAKSAVVSDKYLSWYHWGNKLEALRRTSMMIRPLK; encoded by the exons ATGTCACGCCGTG GGAAGTTTACAAAGCTATTGAAGAGCATACACTGGAACTGGAAACATCTAAATACTGTCATCCGACCTCACGGTCTAGTGTCACTTGATTTTGACGTCATATCCAAATTTAGATTGTATGGGAAACTTaaaggttggttggttgtatatgtTCAAC TATACAGAGACTGCTTAGAGATTCTGAAGGACAATCCAAGCAGTAAAGGAAAAGATGCGATCTACACAATTTACCCTCATCTGAAAAATAGGAAGCTGGTCTATTGTGACATGACGACGGACGGAGGCGGATGGACG GTCATACAGAAAAGGCTGGATGGAACTACCGATTTTTATAACACATGGAATCAATATAGGACTGGATTCGGCGACCCCTACAAAAAGTATTGGATAG GAAACGACGCCCTACACTTGCTGACAAAGTCAGGCAGCCAAGTCCTCCATGTGGATCTTCAGAAATTTAACGGTCAGAATGCGTACGCTAAATACTCCAAGTTCTCTGTTGGTGACGAAAGCAGCAAGTACAGACTCACTGTGTCAGGATACAGGGGCACGGCAG GAGACAGTCTTTTGTACCACAATGGAATGAAGTTTTCAACGAAAGATCAAGACAACGGCAAAAGTCAGGGAAGTTGTGCCACGTATCACAAAGGAGCGTGGTGGTATAACACTTGTTTTCACTCCACCCTCAATGAACAGTATGCTAAATCCGCAGTGGTTAGTGACAAATACCTTAGTTGGTATCACTGGGGAAATAAGCTCGAAGCATTGAGAAGAACATCCATGATGATTCGACctttgaaatga